The following is a genomic window from Prevotella sp. E13-17.
CTGCCCCATGAGCGTATGGGGTGGGATGGGGTGTGTCGTGCTGTCCATAGTCTTCTTCGCCAAAACCAATGGAATGGTTGCGAAGGGTGATGGATGAAAGTGGCGTGTAGCCAGCAAATTGTATGGGATGGTTATCCCAAGCAAAGCGAATCTTTGGACATACTACTCCAATCTGCTCTGAAGAATCCAAACGGTTGATGAGTGCTTGCAGATTCCAATCTTCGGGATGAAGCACTGTGTCGTTGTTGATAAAGAAAAGATAATCGCCTGATGAGGCTTTGATACCTAAATTATTACCTCCGGCAAAACCTAGGTTTTCTGTGCTTTGGATGACTTTAACGTGAGGATAGCGCTCCTTGACGACTGCACCCTCGTCTTTTTTAGAGGCATTATCTACTACAATCACCTCCATTTGTTCATTGAAGGGGATTGAATCAATTAGGGCACAAGTATCTTTCAGACCGTTGTAATTGACAGTAATAATAGATATTCTCTTTTTCAAAAGAAACTTGATTTTACTCGTTTATTCTTTTGAGCTTCCAGTTTGAGACGCTTCTTCTCTTCCTGTAAAGCGATAAGTTTTTCTTCATGTTCTACCCATCCCTTTTCTAAGAAGGGTAATATATAGACGATACTTAATCCTCCGTAAAACACCAGACAGTTGGGGAACTGCATTAAGACTTGGTTTCCATAGCCTCCTAACTGCATAGAGACGAAGGCACAACAAAAACCGGCTCCGATACCCCGTAGGGATGGACTGTTGATACGAAAGAGAACAATCCAACAAGCACCTAACAACATGATAATTGTTATAATGATAAATACGGTGATACCTATTTCGCCTGTGTGAATCCAAATAAAAACATATTCCGAGTCGGGGGGAATAGTTGACATAAATGCGTATTTATTATTCGCAGGAACATTGTCATAGCCAATATGCATTCCGATTCCCCATGGCGCTTCTTTCATATATCTTTTCATGGCAGCCTGGTTGATGGCTCTGACGTTAGCAGAAGCATCATTGGGATCAAATGCTGAACGCATACGGCGTATCTGCTGATTTCCATCACCAATATTAGTGAATGCTAATATAAAGAAAGATATACCAAAGAAGATGGAGAACGGAACTGCAATCTTTACAGATTTAGATAGGAAAATATAGGCCATGAAACCTGCTCCTAAACAAGCTGTTGCCGTACGTGTGCCGGAAGGAAACATTCCCCAAATACAAGCCAAACCGGTAATGAGAAAGAAATATCTGTATTTCTTGATTTTACTTGTAATGCCAAAGATTACAAAGGCAACCGCAGTAGAGGCAATGCCAATACCATAGCTTGCGGCATCACTATAAATCGAAAAATAGCGAATGAGGGTTCCACCTTGCAAAATATGGGTCAAGCGACCTCTAGTTTGTATCCAATGATTTTCTGCATCTGTGAAACCTATGTTCTGTTGTTTCCATACCCAAAAGACTGCCAATAAAGCTAAACTTGCCCAGAGATACAGATATTTAATTAGAATTTGGGGAGTTGATATGTATATGGAAAAAACCAAAAAAGCATACAGTAATTGGAATGCCATCATACGTGCAGAGGTGTACCAACCTCCAATATCAATGCCTAGATTGCAAGTGTTATTTATGATTTCTAAGGTGCAGTAAGAGCACCATACTAATAAACATGCTAGCATGATGTTCAATGTGCGTTCCATCTTTAAATCCTTGATGTCAATTAGTGCTAATGCAAGTAATAGAATCTCTAACATCTCATTTGGAATTGACATCGGAAGAGGAAGGGTGAGATCTTTTAATTGGATCAAGTAGTTGACAATGCAGAGGAGCCAAAAGGTGAACATTCGCTGTTTGAACGAAGTGATAACAAAAAGAACACCTATTGGTAATAAACAGATGATGGCAAAAGCATTGAAGCCCGCAGTGACGAGTTCGTACATGGCCAGTAAGAAGAGGAGAAAGAGCACAACAACTCTTCCTCCACCCAAATTGCCAGATATCGTTCTAAACGAATTCGTCATAGAAAGATATTTTATTTTGCTTGATTATTCTCTGTTGCTGTAAGGCCAAGTTGCGACATGCGATATACGAAGTTGTTGAAACGTGTATATGGGGGCAACTGTCCAACAAATTCCTCTACAGAATAACGGTTGGCTTCTGTGAGGTACATGTAAAGTGAGTTTTTGTTCTCCAAGCGAGCTTCCAACTCATTAAGCGCCTTCTGGTCGATATCCTTCCATGTGCGATTGGCACGGGTAACCATCAAATTGATGGTTCCCATGTTGAGCAGCGATGTGGAAATGATATTATCATTCAAATTGGGATATTCGATAATGGCAATCTCATTAGGCATGATGTCGGGACAAAGGTCCTTGACATCCTTGGCCATGATGTAGCGGCTGTCATCTGCCAAGAAGTCTTCATCGTAGGTCAAACGGCGAACTTGCAAGCCAATGCTTAGCCAATAGTTTTCCAGTTCTTGAGCGATGTAACTCTTACCATTCGAGGCATCTGTTGACAGAAGATTGAGTACATTTTGCTGACCATCACGGAAGTAGGGGAGCAAGGCTTTGCTCAACTGGCGTACTGCCATATCGCTGATGGTCTTATTGAATCGACGATAGCGCAAGGTACTCTCTTTGGGGAAACAACCC
Proteins encoded in this region:
- a CDS encoding glycosyltransferase family 2 protein — encoded protein: MKKRISIITVNYNGLKDTCALIDSIPFNEQMEVIVVDNASKKDEGAVVKERYPHVKVIQSTENLGFAGGNNLGIKASSGDYLFFINNDTVLHPEDWNLQALINRLDSSEQIGVVCPKIRFAWDNHPIQFAGYTPLSSITLRNHSIGFGEEDYGQHDTPHPTPYAHGAAMMVKRSVIEKVGMMPECFFLYYEELDWSMMISRAGYEIWYEPACTIYHKESQTTGQNSPLRTYYITRNRLLFVKRNYQGINKYLSYIYLIGIVATRDIIKYLFQGRFDLIKAVCRGLKTFISQLSTE